GCCATCAAGGATGATATTCACGACTGGCTCGGCTTCCGCGGTTCTTTCTATGATGCTTATGATGCTGGTGCCCGAAAGATGTTCTGGCGACAGATGGACGAAAATCTTTACTCTAAGTATAAGTTTGGAATTGACGCTTGGTGGATGGATGCTTCTGAGCCAAACGTTCGTGACTGTACTCCGATGTGGTATCGCAAGGCTCTTTCTGGTCCTACGGCACTCGGTACATCTACAGAATATTTCAATGCTTATAGCATCGTGAATGCTGATGCTATCTATCATGGTCAGCGCAGCGTGAATCCTAACCAGCGTGTATTCCTTCTGACTCGTTCTGGATTTGCAGGAGAACAGCGTTATAGCACTGCTACCTGGTCGGGTGATATCGCTACCCGTTGGGAGGATATGCGTGCTCAGATGACTGCTGGCTTGAATTATTCTATGGCGGGTCTTCCTTTCTGGGGTATGGACCAGGGTGGTTTCTGTGTAGAAAACCGCTATGTGGCTGCTCAGCAGGAGTTTGACAAGACGGGTAAAGAGAATGCTGATCTGAAGGAGTGGAGAGAGTTGCAGGCTCGTTGGAATGAGTTTGGTTGCTTTGTTCCTTTATATCGTGCTCATGGTCAGTGGCCTACTCGTGAGGTGTGGAATATTGCACCGGCAGACCATCCTGCTTACAAGAGTATCGTTTATTATGACAAACTCCGTTATCGTCTCATGCCATATCTCTATAGTATGGCCGGTATGGTTCATTTCAAAGACTATACCATGATGCGTGGATTGGTTATGGATTTCAATGGCGATGATAAAATCTATGATATCAAAGACCAATGGATGTTCGGATCAGCTTTGATGGCTTGTCCAGTGGGTGAGTATCAGAAGTATTCCCGTAATGTATATCTGCCTAAGCAGAAGGGATGGTATGATTTCTATACAGGTAAATACTATGCAGGAGGTCAGACTATTGTGGCTGAGGCTCCATACGAGAAGATTCCTGTATTCGTACCAGAAGGTGCAATACTTCCAATAGGTCCTGAGATGGAATGGAGTGACCAGAAGAAACCGGAACTTATCGACCTCTATGTATATGCCGGCAAGGATGGTTCTTATACGCTTTATGAAGATGAAGGAACCAATTACAACTACGAGAAGGGTAAGTACGCTACTATTGATTTCCAGTATAATGATGCACAGAAGACCCTCACTGTGGGTGCCCGCAAGGGTAGTTTCGATGGTATGCTTCAGAAGCGTCGCTTCAATGTAGTCCTGGTTCAGGCTCAAAAAAATCAGGGCGTAAGCCTTGACAAGGCACCTAAGGGAAAGATGGTAAAGTATGCAGGACAGACTGTTACTGTTAAATTGAAATAATCTAATCTCCCGCAGATTCCACAGATTCCACAGAACTTTTGTTGTTATCCCAGAGATGATAAATCTGTGAAAATCCGTGCAATCTGTGGGATTTTTTGTTGATAAGAATGAATAAGAAAAAAATATTTAGCTTAGCTTTGATGAGTGGACTTTTCGCTCTTCAGATGAGTGCCCGCGAACATCAGTCTTTTGATAAAGATTGGCTTTTCATTTTAGCCGATAGTTCCGGTATGCAGAAAACTGCGTATTCTGATGGGCATTGGCGAAGTTTAAATCTACCTCACGATTGGGCGATAGAGGGTGACTTCTCTCCATCAAATCCTTCGGGTGCCAGTGGTGGTGCTCTTCCGGGAGGTATTGGATGGTATCGCAAGCATTTCTCTCTGAATTCTCACGAAAAGTACGACCGCTTTACTATCACCTTCGATGGTGTATATATGAACTCCACCGTCTTCATCAATGGACATAAACTCGGTACACGTCCTTATGGATATAGCACTTTTGAATACGATCTTACACCTTATATTAATAAGGAGGGCGATAACGTAATTGCCGTGAAGGTAGATAACAGCGACCAACCGAACAGCCGCTGGTATTCTGGGTGCGGTATCTATCGTCATGTTTGGATTACCAAGACTATGAAAGCGGCATATATTCCTCAGTGGGGACAATATGTTTCTACCACTCCGAAAGGTGATGTAAAGGTAAAGGTGGATTTTCTGACTACTGATCAAAAGTTAAAGATTTCTGTAAGAAATACCATTTACGATGCCGATGGAAGAGTGGTGGCAAGAAGCCAGGGTAGTCAGGAACAGAAACTCAAGGTTAAGAATCCGCATCGCTGGGATATTGGAAAGGGATACCTTTATACCTTGAAAAGTGAATTAGTGGCTAATGGAAAGGTAGTTGATGAGGTTACAACTACTACTGGCTTCCGGGATGTGAGGTTTGATGCCAAGAAAGGTTTCTTCCTAAATGGAAAAAATATCAAGATCAATGGTGTCTGCGAGCATCATGATTTCGGATGTCTGGGAGCGGCCCTGAATGAGGATGCTATGCATCGTAAACTCACTATTCTCAGGGATATGGGGGTAAATGCCATCAGAAGTAGTCATAATCCTCCTGCTCCTGAACTCTTGAATATGTGTGATTCGATGGGTATTCTCGTGATGGATGAGAGCTTCGATATGTGGCGTCGTAAGAAATCAAATGGCGATTATGCACGTTTTTTTGATGAATGGCATCAACGCGATCTCTCCGATTTGGTAAAGCGTGACCGTAACCATCCGAGCATTATCATGTGGAGTATAGGCAACGAGGTGTTGGAACAATGGTCGGATGCAGCTGCTGATACGCTTACTCTGGAACAGGCCAACCTGATTCTGAATGCCGGTCATGATGCTTCTTCTCTGGCACATAGTGATGAACTGAGTGTCAATTCGCTTCTTACCCAGCATCTTGCCAGCATTGTTAAGGAGCATGATCCATGGGGCTGTCGTCCTGTAACTGCTGGTTGTAATGAGCCTGATCCGAAGAATCATCTCTTTAAGAGTGGTGCCATCGACGTCATCGGATTCAATTATCATCACCAGTGGGTCAAGGATGTGCCGAAGAATTTCCCTAACAAACCGTTCATCCTTTCAGAAAGTGTATCAGCATTGCAGACACGCGGTTATTACATGATGCCAAGTGATAGTATCTATACTGCTCCTAAAGCATGGTGGTTACCATATAGTGACCCTTCTTATAAATGTTCTGCTTATGATAATATGCATGCTTCCTGGAGTAGTACCCACGAGGAGACCTGGGATGTTGTGAAGCATAACGATTTCGTAGGAGGACAGTTTATCTGGACGGGTTTTGATTATATTGGCGAACCGACTCCGTATGCTTATCCTGCTCGCAGTAGCTATTTTGGAATTATCGATTTAGCGGGTCTTCCTAAGGATAGCTATTATATGTATCAGAGTGAGTGGACGCAGAAGAATGTTCTCCATCTTTTCCCACACTGGAATTGGATTCCGGGTCAGACGATTGATATGTGGTGTTATTACAACCATGCTGACGAGGTAGAACTTTTTGTGAATGGAAAAAGTCAGGGTATTCGTAAAAAACGGATTTTTAAGGCTGATAATGTAGGCAAGGAATACGAGAAATCTACGGAATATCATGTGGTGTGGCGAGTAAAATTTGAACCGGGAGAAGTGAAGGTCGTCGCAAGAAAGAATGGAAAGCAGGTTGCTGTTCAATCTATCCAGACTGCTGGAGCTCCTGATCATATTGTTTTGAAAAAGACCTATCAAGGCAATCTTGCATATGGTTCTTCTGAGCCAACAACTTTCGTAGAAGTAAATGTCGTGGATAAGGATGGCAATCTTTGTCCTCGTGCTGAAAATCAGATTTTCTTCTCATCTGATGCCCACATTCTTGGAACAGATAATGGATGTCAAACCTCTTTGGAGCGTTTTACCGATCCGAAGCGTAAGGCATTCTTTGGTAAATGCATCGTAGTTCTGAAAGGAAAAGGTACACTTAAAGCACAGGCGCCTGATCTGAAAGAAGCGATATTGAATTTCTAAATGAGAAAGTAATTATATTGAAATTCTCAATCGGAAAGAAATATTCTAATTCTAAATTTTTAGTAATCAGGGGGATTTTCCTCTGATTACTTTTAATAATTATATTGAAATCATGAAAAAATCAATTTTAACCCTATGCGCTTTGGCTTCTGTTATAACGAGTCAGGCGCAATTGAAAACTAATAATGGCATAGAGTACCTGCAATGTCAGGCTCCCGATATGTCGGGCGACTTCTGTGATTTGGCAAATACCTATTTCCTCGCTGATAGTATTGCAGGATTTGATACGAATAAAGGCGAAGGATTGCTGAACTGGAAGCGTTATCGTCTGGCTCCTCGTCAAGCTTTTAATCTGAATGGTTACTGGCCAGTTCGTATGCAGATGCTTGATTTTCCGGATACTCAGTATGATAACGATCCCAACTTGAAAATCAAAATACAGAAAATAAGTAATCGTTCCTTACGGGTTACTATTTTTACTTCACCGATAGAACCGAAAATGAACGATGCTGAAGATCCAATGTTTGCACCTGATTTTATTGCTGGAAATGCAGGCAATAGTAACAATCGTATTGGCAAAGGAAGTTGGAATACTTCTGCATCGGCAAAAAGTATCGTATATAAGAATGAAAGTGGTGAACTGGAGATACAGAAATACCCATTCCGCTTGATCTTACGAGATGCACAAGGAAAGATACTTACTCAAACCCGTCATATTGTTGATAATGACAGTACGCAAGTAAAACTTCTACCGTTCAATTTTATTAAGCGTGGAAGCGATAATTCTCGTAGTATCAATCCTGTTTTTTTGCTTTCTCCAGGTGAGCGAATCTATGGATGTGGTGAAAGTTTTACTTCCCTCAACAAGGTGGGGCAGAAGGTAAATATCTCTGTCGTAGATCCTCAAGGACCGGAAACTGATGGTATGTATAAGCCGGTTCCGTTTTATTTCTCTAATAGGGGATATGGATTTTTTATGCATACGTCTGCTCCTACAACAGCGGATTTCGGAGCAAGTTATATCGGTGCACAGCGTTTGTTCATGGGCGATGAGGTCATGGATTTCTTTATATTCTTTGGCGAACCTAAAGATATTCTGGACCAATATACGCACGTGACAGGTAAATCACCCATGTTGCCGCTTTGGACTTTCGGTACTTGGATGAGCCGCATTTCTTATTTCTCTCAGAAAGAAGGTTTGGAAATCGCTCATCAGTTAAGAAGCAACCATATACCGGCTGATGTGATTCATTTTGATACAGGTTGGTTTGGAGTAGACTGGCAGTGTGACTATGAATTTTCTAAAGATCGTTTTAAAGATCCAGTGGGTATGTTGAAAACCTTGAAAAAAGAGGGGTTCCATACTTGTCTTTGGCAGTTACCATATTTTACTCCTAAAAACCGTTATTTCCATGAATTAGTGGATGAAGGGATGGCAGTCCGTAATGCGAATGGTACCTTGAATTATGAGGATGCCGTGCTTGATCTGAGTAATCCTAAAACAATCTCTTGGTATCAAGATAAGATTGCTCGTCTTATAAAACAAGGTGTAAGTGTAATCAAGTGTGATTTTGGAGAGGCTGCTCCTTATGACGGACTTTATGCAAGCGGTAAAACTGGTTTTTATGAACATAATCTTTATCCGTTGAGATATAATCAGGCACTTTGGGAAGCCGTAAAATCTAATTCTGAAGAGCAGGAGGGTGTTATTTGGGCCCGCAGTGCATGGGCAGGAAGTCAGAGATACCCTTTGCATTGGGGTGGTGATGCTGCCACTAACGAAGTGGGAAGTGTTGGTATGTTAGGCGATCTTAGGGGTGGCTTGAGCTTTGGTTTGAGTGGTTTCTCTTTCTGGAGTCATGATATGGGCGGATTTGTTACTAAGAGTCCTGATGATCTTTATCGCCGCTGGTTGCCATTTGGATTTTTGAGTTCACATACTCGTGCACATGGTGCACCTCCTACAGAACCTTGGCTGATTAGCAAGGATTTTACTGATGCATTCCGCACATGTGCAGAAATGAAATATCAACTGATGCCGTATGTGTTTACACAGGCCAAGGAGTGTTCTGACAAAGGACTGCCTATGGTTAGAGCGCTTTTCGTAGAGTTTCCTCATGATGCTGGAGCGTGGCTTGTTGAGGACGAATATATGTTTGGCTCCCAAATCCTGGTTGCTCCGCTTTTAGAGAGAGGGCATCAGCGTTCTGTATATCTTCCTGCGGGAAAGTGGATAGATTATCAGAATGGAAAAGTTTATGAAGGTGGGTATCAGAATATCGCAATTCCTACCGCAGAAGAAGTTGCTGCATATTCAGAGAAATCTGGTCTGCCTAATGTAAGTAAGCCTGTTCCTTGTATTATTTTAGTGAGGGATGGTAGCCTGATACCGCAAGTTCCTATAGCGCAGAGTACGAGTCAAATAGACTGGTCTAAGCTTACATGGAAAGCTTTTAAGGTGGATGCTCCTCTTTGTACAGGTTATTTATATAAACCAGGAAGTACTGAAATAGAGGTAGTTAAACGCTAACAAAACCGATTTTTTTGTTTTTCACAATATCTTTAAAAAAATAACCAAGACAAAATTCGTTAGTCTTGGTTATTTTGTTTATCTTTGCAAGCATTATGAAGATAAAAATAGAAAATGCTACGCCTGACATGGCTTCTCATATAGCATCGCTCATCATGGAGGCGATGAATGCTGAGTGTTGTCAAAACTTTGCTGGACCTAAGCATACATTGGTTGACTTTCATCGCATGATGACCCGTTTGGTCGAGATGGAAGATAGCCAATATAGTTATCGTAATGTCTTGGCTGCCTATACCTCTGGTGGCATATTGGCTGGTATCTGTGTTGCTTATGATGGTGGTAAACTCCATCAGCTCCGTCGCCGATTCTATGAAGCAGCATTGGAAGCTTTCGGAATTGATTATACAGGCATGACTGATGAGACAGAGGATGGTGAGTTCTATATTGACAGTCTCGCCGTCTCCAGTAATTTCCGTGGAAAGGGCATTGCTTCTCAGTTGCTTCAGGCTACTATTGAGCGTGGGGCAGAATTTGGAATACCAACAGTCGGTTTGCTTGTCGATAAAGGTAATCCTAAAGCTGAGGCTCTCTATCAGCGTCTTGGTTTTGTTTATGTAAATGATTCTACATGGGGGGGACATCCGATGAGGCATTTACAGTATAAGCATGACTGATAGCTGATATTTGTTGCATAATGTCTTTGGCGTGATATTCGTCATGTTAACGACTATAGTGCAAAGAGTTGTGCAAACGTTTGCTCAAGTAAAAGTGCAAAAAACTAATATAAATGCATCCAACTTATTACTTTTTGTCGTACCTTTGCAATCAGAAAAAGGTTTTAGGTTTTTCATATAGGTAAAGTATAGGTTATAGCTGAATTACTGTAGGTATTCAGTTTCTCGGTAGAAAGTAAGTTTTTAGGTTTAGGTTGAATAAAATTTTATTAGTTTTTGTTGATTTAGTAAAAAGAATTGTCCTGACTGCGTGATGTAGTCAGGACAATTTTGTTTATATGGATGCAAGAACTTTATTTCTTTGGATGTTCTTCTTCCATTTGTGGTTGAATCTTTTCGATTTCTTCCAGTTCCTCTATCTCGTTTTCTTCCATATCCCTATCAAGTCTGTCTCTCCAGAGATACTTTCTGGTTTCGTGTACGATAATTCCGCTGAGGCATAGCAGGGATACCAGGTTTGGAATGGCCATGAGTGCATTCATGCAGTCTGCTATGTTCCACACGAGACCGAGACTGATAACACTTCCTGCAAAGATACTTGCGATGTATAGCATTCGATAGCATAACATCCACTTTTTGCCCTTAAGATATTCCACGCAACGCTCTCCGTAATAGCTCCATCCCAATGTCGTACTGAAAGCAAAAGTCGCCAGTCCGAAAGTTAAAAGAGGGGCACCGATATAAGGGATTTTACTGAATGCGGCTTTGGTAAGTGCTGCACCATTATGATAGTCTATATCTGGATAGGCAATGATACTGGAGGTAATTACTAATCCTGTTAACGCACAGATGATGACTGTGTCCCAGAAAGTACCGGTTGAAGATACCAATGCCTGGCGTACAGGATTGCGGGTTTGTGCAGCTGCAGCAACAATAGGGGCAGATCCCAAACCAGACTCATTAGAAAAAAGGCCACGTGCGATACCATAACGTGCAGCCATCATCAATGTGCTTCCCGCAAAGCCGCCTCCTGCAGCTTTGGTAGTAAAGGCTGACTCCAGGATAACCTTGAGGGCAGGCAACAGATAGGCATGGTTGACAAAGAGAATGTATATGCATCCGATGACATAGAAGAGTGCCATGAAAGGGACTAACATACCGCATACTTTTGAGATTGTCTTTACACCACCGAGAATTACGGCTGCGCCAAGAATAGTAACGATGGCTCCCGTAATGTATGGTGATATTCCATATTGGTTTTCTACCAGAGAAGATATAGCATTAGCCTGTACGGTACTTCCTATTCCAAAAGAAGCCAATGCAGCAAAGATTGCAAAAAGAATGGCCAGCCATTTCCAGCCCAATCCTTTCTCTAATGCATACATAGGTCCACCCAGCATGCGTCCTCGTCTCGTTTTTACTCGATATTTTACTGCAAGTAATCCTTCTGCATATTTTGTGGATATACCAAATACACCTGTAAGCCAGCACCATAGTACAGCACCCGGACCACCCAGCGCAATGGCCGTGGCAACACCGATGATATTACCTGTTCCGATAGTTGCAGCAAGCGCTGTAGCCAGGGCACCAAACTGTGATACGTCTCCTGTTGCGTTCTTATCCTTCTTGAGGGAAAGCTTGATAGCTTTCAATATCTTACGTTGCGGAAAACGTAATCGGACAGTCAGGAATATATGGGTTCCTAACAGAAGGATAATCATAGGCCATCCCCAAAGGAATGAACTGAAAGCTAAGAAAAAATCGTTGATTGCATCCATAAGTCTCTCTTAATTTACCTTATTATTATTACGTGATTATATTTTTGTAATTGAAGTTTTGGAAAGTGACTATTTGTCCTAACACTTATTTCTTATGTTCTTCTTCAAATCTAACTTTTACATTTGTAAACCCCATAGCCTTGAGCATCTTGTAGAATTGAATCTGAGCATTTTCTTCTGCTGTTGATATGTTTGTATTTGTTAAGCATCGTATTCTCATTGCATTGTAAGCTTGCTCATATAGTTTTTGCCTGTCTTTTCCTGTCCAGTCGCCGGTTTCAAAAAAAGACTGGGTTTTTGCTTCGTCAATAAAATTATGATCCAGTAATTTGATTGGAGGTAGTGTACAGACAATTGTATCTTTCTCTGTTTCCATCCAACCTTCTTTTACATCTTTCATATCAATGCCAAGCCGAAGTGTACCATAATAGATACGTACTAACTTATCGTCACCGAAGAAGCCATGCCTTGTTGTATCAATGAGTTCTTCGTCACTGATTGATAGAAATTCCCATTGCCCGATGTTCTCTATAGTGCGGATTTGTGTAGGAGACAGTTGTGTCTGCCCCACGTTTTCTCCTTCCACATGAGTATCTCTTGCCAACCAATATAGACTTCCACCTATTATAATGACAAGTACTAATATAATGATGATTTCTATTCTCTTCATTTTTATAATCTTTATTCTATCAGGTAAACTTTACCTAATTAGTATCCTCGATAATGACTAAAAACAGGCCTTTAAATCTGTTTCTTTAGTTCGTTTTCTTTTCGATAGTCGAATTGTCCAAGATAGTCTTGAGATCGTCCAAAGAAAATTTCTTTCTAAAAGTTATCTTTATATTTTCTTCTTTGAATCCCATTTCTATGAGCATAGGAATTAGAATGTTGGCAGCATTTTGTCTTGCTGTTTCAATGACTTCCATATTGGGAATGTCCTTGATGATTCCTTCCCGGCCCTGCTGTTCATATAGACTGAGTTCAGCATCGCTAAAGTTACGTCGGGTGAGAGAAACAAACTGCTTGACTCCTTCATGATCTATTTTGCTGCTTGTGAGCATTATTTTGGGGTCTGGCAATGTAATCTCTATTTTTTCATTCTTTCTGCTGATGTTCTGTGCCCCAAAATCATTGAAATCTATGTATGCTTTTAATGTAGCATCCATCGGAATTGCAACTTTTCTGTTGGAACCTGGTACATTGATATTGAAATCTTTTTTGAATATAGAGCCTTTCAATTTCAGTTGGTCGTCATGAGTTACTATTTTATGGACATGTATTTCTGTCGTGTAAAGTCTGTTGCATTTTTGTATCTGCATTACCATCATAGGAATAGTATCAATGATAGTCTTCTTTTCCTCTGTTTTCTTTTCTGAGCAAGAGGAAAAGGTGTATATGATAGCAATTAATAATAAAAAAAATAACTTTTTCATACGAATTGTCTTGTTTTGAATGCAAAGTTACATCAAAATGTTCGAAAAACCAAATTATTTTTTTTCTTTTGTTTCTTTTTAATTGATAATCTTTTATAATGGGTACTTTTTCTTCTTTTAAATACCACTTTGAAAGATTGTTTTTTGTGTTGAAATATGTTAAATACGAAGAAAAATCAATTTCGTATTAAACCTTTCTGCTTTCAAAGTGTCTATATAAACGATTAGAATTCATAAACTGAACTTTTATAATATCGTGTGAGAACAATAGGTTTTTAGTTAGTAAAAAGATTAAGAAGCACTCTCTTGTGAAAGAGGGTGCTTTTTTTATTCTGTTTTTTTTGTCAATTGATAATTTTTTCTTAATTTTGCCACATAATCTATAAAAATGTAATGATGAATAGAATATTTCCTTTACTTTTGGCCGCATGTCTTGCCACTGGCTTCACATCATGCAGTGAAAAGAAGAAGAGTGATGTTATCATCGCTCCAAAGCCTCAGGCTCCAAAGCCAAAGAAGACTCAGCAGATGAGTGGATATGAACAGGCTCGTGAGGTTGAATGGCTGGGTTCAACCTATAAAGTTATAGTTAAGCGTGAAGCAGACAATAGTTTGCCTTTAGCAGTCGGTGATGATAATACCAAATATTTTGATAATAAGATTACGGTTAGAATTCTGCGTAAGGATGGTACTGAATTTTTTAATCGCACCTTTCTGAAGACCGATTTTACGGGATATTTAGATAAGAATACCCAGCAAAATGGGGCATTGCTTGGTTTGGTCTATGTACAGGCTGAGGGTAACAACCTGGTTTTTGCAGGAAGTGTTGGATCTCCAGATGTAACAAGTGATGAGTATGTGCCTTTGGTCGTTAAAATCTCTCGCATGGGTGCTGTTTCCGTTGGTAAAGATACCAAATTGGATACAGGTAGTGATGAAGAAGATGATGATAATACTAATGAGCAACAAAAAACCTCATCCGATGAGGATGAGGTCTAATGCTTATGTGAATTGATTATCAATCTTGCAGAATAAAGACTACTTGAAAAGTTTTCGGTAGTCTTTTTCAAAACTTAGAGGGTGTCGGCCAAGGAAGAGTATATTGAGCAGGCAATTGGCTGCTAATTCTTCATCATTGAGGTTTGCACCCTTTCCTTTTTTTATTTCTTTACCGAGGCAAGCATCCCAGGTTGTATTGAAACTGGTGTCATCTGCTCCCACAATCATATCCTTGCTATTTGGATCTTCCTTAAGTTCGTATCTGATGGTTTTCTTCGAAACTACAGGCTGGATGTTGCAAAGCATGTTGAATGCTTTTTCAAATATATCGCGATGCAGGTACGCATTTGGATACATTTCATTCACTGCAGGGAATAACTCTTCAAATTCGAATGATTGTAATAACTGATATAGTTTCATATACCTTATTATATATAGTACGTTATTATTATATATATATTTAGAATTTTGCCAT
This is a stretch of genomic DNA from Segatella hominis. It encodes these proteins:
- a CDS encoding DUF4230 domain-containing protein; this encodes MKRIEIIIILVLVIIIGGSLYWLARDTHVEGENVGQTQLSPTQIRTIENIGQWEFLSISDEELIDTTRHGFFGDDKLVRIYYGTLRLGIDMKDVKEGWMETEKDTIVCTLPPIKLLDHNFIDEAKTQSFFETGDWTGKDRQKLYEQAYNAMRIRCLTNTNISTAEENAQIQFYKMLKAMGFTNVKVRFEEEHKK
- a CDS encoding alpha-xylosidase; its protein translation is MKKSILTLCALASVITSQAQLKTNNGIEYLQCQAPDMSGDFCDLANTYFLADSIAGFDTNKGEGLLNWKRYRLAPRQAFNLNGYWPVRMQMLDFPDTQYDNDPNLKIKIQKISNRSLRVTIFTSPIEPKMNDAEDPMFAPDFIAGNAGNSNNRIGKGSWNTSASAKSIVYKNESGELEIQKYPFRLILRDAQGKILTQTRHIVDNDSTQVKLLPFNFIKRGSDNSRSINPVFLLSPGERIYGCGESFTSLNKVGQKVNISVVDPQGPETDGMYKPVPFYFSNRGYGFFMHTSAPTTADFGASYIGAQRLFMGDEVMDFFIFFGEPKDILDQYTHVTGKSPMLPLWTFGTWMSRISYFSQKEGLEIAHQLRSNHIPADVIHFDTGWFGVDWQCDYEFSKDRFKDPVGMLKTLKKEGFHTCLWQLPYFTPKNRYFHELVDEGMAVRNANGTLNYEDAVLDLSNPKTISWYQDKIARLIKQGVSVIKCDFGEAAPYDGLYASGKTGFYEHNLYPLRYNQALWEAVKSNSEEQEGVIWARSAWAGSQRYPLHWGGDAATNEVGSVGMLGDLRGGLSFGLSGFSFWSHDMGGFVTKSPDDLYRRWLPFGFLSSHTRAHGAPPTEPWLISKDFTDAFRTCAEMKYQLMPYVFTQAKECSDKGLPMVRALFVEFPHDAGAWLVEDEYMFGSQILVAPLLERGHQRSVYLPAGKWIDYQNGKVYEGGYQNIAIPTAEEVAAYSEKSGLPNVSKPVPCIILVRDGSLIPQVPIAQSTSQIDWSKLTWKAFKVDAPLCTGYLYKPGSTEIEVVKR
- a CDS encoding glycoside hydrolase family 2 TIM barrel-domain containing protein — protein: MNKKKIFSLALMSGLFALQMSAREHQSFDKDWLFILADSSGMQKTAYSDGHWRSLNLPHDWAIEGDFSPSNPSGASGGALPGGIGWYRKHFSLNSHEKYDRFTITFDGVYMNSTVFINGHKLGTRPYGYSTFEYDLTPYINKEGDNVIAVKVDNSDQPNSRWYSGCGIYRHVWITKTMKAAYIPQWGQYVSTTPKGDVKVKVDFLTTDQKLKISVRNTIYDADGRVVARSQGSQEQKLKVKNPHRWDIGKGYLYTLKSELVANGKVVDEVTTTTGFRDVRFDAKKGFFLNGKNIKINGVCEHHDFGCLGAALNEDAMHRKLTILRDMGVNAIRSSHNPPAPELLNMCDSMGILVMDESFDMWRRKKSNGDYARFFDEWHQRDLSDLVKRDRNHPSIIMWSIGNEVLEQWSDAAADTLTLEQANLILNAGHDASSLAHSDELSVNSLLTQHLASIVKEHDPWGCRPVTAGCNEPDPKNHLFKSGAIDVIGFNYHHQWVKDVPKNFPNKPFILSESVSALQTRGYYMMPSDSIYTAPKAWWLPYSDPSYKCSAYDNMHASWSSTHEETWDVVKHNDFVGGQFIWTGFDYIGEPTPYAYPARSSYFGIIDLAGLPKDSYYMYQSEWTQKNVLHLFPHWNWIPGQTIDMWCYYNHADEVELFVNGKSQGIRKKRIFKADNVGKEYEKSTEYHVVWRVKFEPGEVKVVARKNGKQVAVQSIQTAGAPDHIVLKKTYQGNLAYGSSEPTTFVEVNVVDKDGNLCPRAENQIFFSSDAHILGTDNGCQTSLERFTDPKRKAFFGKCIVVLKGKGTLKAQAPDLKEAILNF
- a CDS encoding alanine/glycine:cation symporter family protein, which gives rise to MDAINDFFLAFSSFLWGWPMIILLLGTHIFLTVRLRFPQRKILKAIKLSLKKDKNATGDVSQFGALATALAATIGTGNIIGVATAIALGGPGAVLWCWLTGVFGISTKYAEGLLAVKYRVKTRRGRMLGGPMYALEKGLGWKWLAILFAIFAALASFGIGSTVQANAISSLVENQYGISPYITGAIVTILGAAVILGGVKTISKVCGMLVPFMALFYVIGCIYILFVNHAYLLPALKVILESAFTTKAAGGGFAGSTLMMAARYGIARGLFSNESGLGSAPIVAAAAQTRNPVRQALVSSTGTFWDTVIICALTGLVITSSIIAYPDIDYHNGAALTKAAFSKIPYIGAPLLTFGLATFAFSTTLGWSYYGERCVEYLKGKKWMLCYRMLYIASIFAGSVISLGLVWNIADCMNALMAIPNLVSLLCLSGIIVHETRKYLWRDRLDRDMEENEIEELEEIEKIQPQMEEEHPKK
- a CDS encoding GNAT family N-acetyltransferase, with amino-acid sequence MKIKIENATPDMASHIASLIMEAMNAECCQNFAGPKHTLVDFHRMMTRLVEMEDSQYSYRNVLAAYTSGGILAGICVAYDGGKLHQLRRRFYEAALEAFGIDYTGMTDETEDGEFYIDSLAVSSNFRGKGIASQLLQATIERGAEFGIPTVGLLVDKGNPKAEALYQRLGFVYVNDSTWGGHPMRHLQYKHD
- a CDS encoding DUF4738 domain-containing protein; this encodes MMNRIFPLLLAACLATGFTSCSEKKKSDVIIAPKPQAPKPKKTQQMSGYEQAREVEWLGSTYKVIVKREADNSLPLAVGDDNTKYFDNKITVRILRKDGTEFFNRTFLKTDFTGYLDKNTQQNGALLGLVYVQAEGNNLVFAGSVGSPDVTSDEYVPLVVKISRMGAVSVGKDTKLDTGSDEEDDDNTNEQQKTSSDEDEV
- a CDS encoding DUF4230 domain-containing protein; this encodes MKKLFFLLLIAIIYTFSSCSEKKTEEKKTIIDTIPMMVMQIQKCNRLYTTEIHVHKIVTHDDQLKLKGSIFKKDFNINVPGSNRKVAIPMDATLKAYIDFNDFGAQNISRKNEKIEITLPDPKIMLTSSKIDHEGVKQFVSLTRRNFSDAELSLYEQQGREGIIKDIPNMEVIETARQNAANILIPMLIEMGFKEENIKITFRKKFSLDDLKTILDNSTIEKKTN